The following proteins come from a genomic window of Salvia hispanica cultivar TCC Black 2014 chromosome 4, UniMelb_Shisp_WGS_1.0, whole genome shotgun sequence:
- the LOC125219834 gene encoding FT-interacting protein 3, with protein sequence MHASNGKEKLVVEVVAAHNLMPKDGQGSSSPFVEVEFENQRLRTQVKHNDLNPVWNEKLVFHVTDLADLPYRTVDVNVFNARRSNNTRNFLGKVRVSASSAAREGHESVQLHTLDKRSLFSHVRGELTLKLYLSTKAEVKPVSPSAGGGGAIVSNKNKKMQRKGANLVVPKQILPGPGAVVTAFPGNDYSLKETRPHLGRTSSAYDLVEQMQYLYVRVVKARELAAAAGEAVAEVKLGNYKGITKRVSFSASPEWNQVFAFSRDCIQSSAVEVFVKEGNKKDEFLGRVWFDLSEVPKRVPPDSQLAPQWYRMEDKKGEKVKSGEVMVSIWFGTQADEAFSEAWHSKAANVHFDGLNSIKSKVYLSPKLWYLRIGVIEAQDVVLGDKMRYPELYVKVQVGNQVLKTRIASLSGRTFSNPYWDEDLMFVVAEPFEDYLLISIEDHLGSGRGDEVVGRMALPVSNVERRLDEKGAVSRWYNLDTREGKAVGFGCRVHLRASLEGGYHVLDEATVYSSDVRPTAKQLWKPSIGVLEVGILGASNLVPMKVKEGKGGIADAYCVAKYGQKWVRTRTVVDSLSPRWNEQYTWEVFDPCTVISIGLFDNSRVAGAGSRDTRIGKVRIRLSTLETDRVYAHAYPLMMLHPSGVKKMGELHLAVRFTCTNMLNVLHMYATPLLPRMHYVVPLSMAQLESLRHQAMGVVAARLGRAEPALGREVVEYMLDHDSNMWSMRKSKANFLRLTKVVGWIVATGRTMEMLRSWQRPVVSAVFVMMFMVAVMVPEIVMPCVLLTMAGVGMWRYRLRPRHPPYMDARVSYAESVHLDELDEEFDSFPTSRSPELVRMRYDRLRSVAGRIQTAVGDLATQGERFQALLSWRDPRATFLFVVVCLVAAFGFYLVPIRWVVALGGGYYLRPPRFRSRHPSSAISFFKRLPSNADGML encoded by the coding sequence ATGCACGCCAGCAACGGGAAGGAGAAGCtggtggtggaggtggtggcgGCCCACAACCTGATGCCGAAAGACGGCCAAGGGTCGTCGTCTCCTTTCGTGGAGGTGGAGTTCGAGAACCAGCGCCTCCGCACTCAGGTGAAGCACAACGACCTCAACCCGGTATGGAACGAGAAGCTCGTCTTCCACGTCACCGACCTCGCCGACCTCCCCTACCGCACCGTCGACGTCAACGTCTTCAACGCGCGCCGCTCCAACAACACCCGCAACTTCCTCGGAAAAGTCCGCGTCTccgcctcctccgccgcccGGGAGGGCCACGAGTCCGTGCAGCTCCACACGCTCGACAAGCGGAGCCTCTTCTCCCACGTGCGCGGCGAGCTCACCCTCAAGCTCTATCTCTCCACTAAAGCAGAGGTCAAACCGGTCTCTCCCTCCGCCGGCGGAGGAGGCGCGATTGTTTCCAACAAAAACAAGAAGATGCAGCGGAAAGGCGCCAACTTGGTTGTTCCCAAGCAAATTCTGCCCGGCCCGGGCGCCGTCGTCACTGCCTTTCCCGGCAACGATTATTCTTTGAAAGAGACGAGGCCTCATCTGGGCAGAACGAGCTCCGCCTATGATCTGGTGGAGCAAATGCAGTATCTCTACGTGAGAGTGGTGAAGGCCAGGGAgctggcggcggcggccggAGAAGCGGTGGCGGAGGTGAAGCTCGGGAACTACAAGGGGATCACGAAGAGGGTGTCCTTCTCCGCCAGTCCGGAGTGGAATCAGGTGTTTGCCTTCTCCAGAGACTGCATTCAGTCGTCGGCGGTGGAGGTGTTCGTCAAGGAGGGAAACAAGAAAGACGAGTTCTTGGGGCGTGTTTGGTTCGATCTTTCAGAGGTTCCGAAGCGGGTCCCGCCGGACAGCCAGCTGGCGCCGCAGTGGTATAGGATGGAGGATAAGAAAGGGGAGAAAGTGAAATCCGGTGAGGTTATGGTTTCAATTTGGTTCGGAACTCAAGCTGATGAGGCCTTTTCAGAGGCGTGGCATTCCAAGGCGGCTAATGTCCATTTTGATGGTCTGAACTCGATTAAATCCAAGGTTTATTTGTCTCCAAAGCTGTGGTATTTGAGGATTGGTGTGATTGAAGCTCAAGATGTGGTGTTGGGAGACAAGATGAGGTATCCAGAGCTGTATGTTAAAGTTCAAGTGGGGAATCAGGTTTTGAAGACGAGAATTGCATCTCTTTCGGGTAGGACCTTTTCTAATCCTTATTGGGATGAGGATTTGATGTTTGTTGTGGCTGAGCCTTTTGAGGACTACTTGTTGATCTCGATTGAGGATCATTTGGGTTCCGGCCGCGGCGACGAGGTTGTCGGGAGGATGGCTCTCCCGGTTTCCAACGTCGAGAGGCGTCTCGACGAGAAAGGTGCAGTATCGAGGTGGTACAACCTTGACACGCGCGAGGGGAAGGCCGTGGGGTTCGGGTGTCGGGTGCATTTACGTGCGTCGCTGGAGGGTGGATACCACGTGCTCGATGAGGCGACCGTGTACAGCAGCGACGTCCGCCCCACGGCGAAGCAGCTGTGGAAGCCTAGCATTGGGGTTCTTGAGGTTGGGATTTTGGGGGCGTCGAATCTTGTTCCGATGAAGGTTAAGGAAGGGAAGGGAGGAATTGCGGATGCTTATTGTGTTGCTAAATATGGGCAGAAATGGGTGAGGACTCGGACCGTGGTGGATAGTTTGAGTCCGAGGTGGAACGAGCAGTACACGTGGGAGGTGTTCGATCCTTGCACGGTTATCTCGATCGGTCTGTTTGATAATTCTCGTGTTGCTGGGGCTGGTTCCCGCGACACGAGGATCGGGAAGGTGCGGATCCGTCTCTCTACACTGGAGACGGATCGGGTGTACGCGCACGCGTACCCTCTCATGATGCTTCATCCATCCGGGGTGAAGAAAATGGGGGAGTTGCATTTGGCGGTGAGGTTCACGTGCACGAATATGTTGAACGTGCTTCACATGTACGCCACGCCACTCCTCCCGAGGATGCACTATGTGGTGCCGCTGTCGATGGCGCAGCTGGAAAGCCTGCGCCACCAGGCGATGGGTGTGGTGGCGGCGAGGCTGGGGCGGGCTGAGCCAGCCCTGGGGAGGGAGGTGGTTGAGTACATGCTCGACCATGACTCGAACATGTGGAGCATGAGGAAGAGCAAGGCGAACTTCCTCAGGCTCACCAAGGTGGTGGGGTGGATCGTGGCGACGGGGAGGACAATGGAGATGTTGAGAAGCTGGCAGAGGCCGGTGGTGTCTGCTGTGTTTGTGATGATGTTTATGGTGGCGGTGATGGTCCCGGAGATCGTAATGCCATGCGTGCTGTTGACGATGGCGGGGGTTGGGATGTGGCGGTACAGGTTGAGACCGCGACATCCGCCTTACATGGATGCTAGGGTGTCGTACGCAGAGAGCGTGCATCTGGATGAACTGGACGAGGAGTTCGACTCGTTCCCGACGAGCCGGAGTCCAGAGTTGGTGCGGATGAGGTACGATCGGCTGAGGAGCGTGGCGGGGAGGATTCAGACTGCGGTGGGGGACTTGGCGACACAGGGAGAGAGGTTTCAGGCGTTGCTGAGCTGGAGGGACCCGAGGGCAACGTTCTTGTTTGTGGTGGTGTGTTTGGTGGCGGCGTTCGGGTTCTACTTGGTGCCGATTAGGTGGGTGGTGGCGCTGGGCGGAGGATATTACCTCCGCCCGCCCAGGTTTAGGAGCCGGCATCCGTCGAGCGCCATCAGCTTCTTCAAGAGGCTGCCTTCGAATGCGGATGGCATGTTGTAG
- the LOC125222566 gene encoding receptor-like serine/threonine-protein kinase ALE2 isoform X2 gives MLLFLLPLLTLLPTNFGTPLEFIYLSPLQQPLPSAARKISSDHVSLESMSSTLSSILRARRHHFKNPPAALAPSPVSQVASRPTTGRTKGRHQHHRHKVRGPAVSPSPSANSGCGQTCAEPLTSAPLGSPCMCVFPMKVRLLLGVPLYAIFPEVPEIAKEFAAGTYLLQSQVAIVGASADSQNQDKTVVDINLVPLGEKFDNTTAILTYQRIFHKKVPLNMTLFGDYDVIYIAYPGLPSSPPSGIIFGEGPTGSIGDNQYPFTANFGGKHQKMKPRIIIVISLSAFVLLVVCCAAVAVLLKCRNARRPSNAVGPAFTSSMNKRSGMGSMLSSSPSSSTSASLVSAMPASVLSVKTFSLVELENATDKFSLKKVLGEGGFGRVYHGLLQDGTEVAVKLLTRGNQNGDREFIAEIEMLSRLHHRNLVKLIGICIEQRTRCLVYELIRNGSVESHLHGPDRSLGPLDWDARLKIALGAARGLAYLHEDSNPRVIHRDFKASNVLLEDDYTPKVSDFGLAREATEGSQHISTRVMGTFGYVAPEYAMTGHLLVKSDVYSYGVVLLELLSGRTPVDMSQPPGQENLVTWARPLLTNREGLEQLVDPLLAGSYDFDDMAKVAAIASMCVHPEVTHRPFMGEVVQALKLIYNDTDETCADAFSLKESSARDSDFKADFAPSDSSWWNGGGLTPRLTCGQASSFITMEYSSGPLDDLENRPFSASGLVEGGMSLPLRHGNRSGPLRTVRSNRAFYRLQGSMSEHGGVLNRSAWNNGSSGHEASF, from the exons atgcTCCTCTTTCTGCTTCCTCTGCTCACTCTGCTTCCTACTAATTTCG GTACTCCTTTAGAATTCATCTACCTATCTCCATTACAGCAACCCCTGCCATCAGCTGCAAGGAAGATTTCTAGTGATCATG TGAGCTTAGAATCAATGAGTTCAACACTTAGTTCAATTCTTAGAGCCCGAAGGCACCATTTTAAGAATCCACCAGCAGCACTGGCTCCATCTCCGGTATCTCAAG TTGCTAGTAGGCCTACTACTGGTAGGACCAAGGGTAGGCATCAGCACCATCGGCATAAAGTCAGAGGTCCTGCAGTTTCTCCCTCTCCTTCCGCTAATTCAG GTTGTGGTCAGACTTGCGCAGAGCCACTTACTTCAGCTCCACTTGGTTCGCCCTGCATGTGTGTATTTCCTATGAAAGTCAGGCTTCTGCTAGGGGTACCACTTTATGCTATCTTTCCGGAGGTCCCTGAGATAGCGAAAGAGTTTGCAGCTGGCACCTATCTTTTACAAAGTCAAGTAGCAATAGTTGGTGCTAGTGCTGATAGTCAAAATCAGGACAAGACAGTGGTTGATATTAATCTAGTTCCTTTGGGGGAGAAGTTTGACAATACAACTGCCATCCTGACTTATCAAAGAATTTTTCACAAGAAAGTACCTCTGAATATGACGCTTTTTGGTGACTATGATGTAATATACATTGCTTATCCAG GACTCCCTTCTTCTCCCCCTTCTGGCATTATTTTTGGTGAAGGTCCAACTGGAAGTATTGGGGACAATCAATACCCTTTTACTGCAAATTTTGGTGGCAAACATCAGAAAATGAAACCTCGGATAATCATTGTCATTTCTTTATCAGCTTTTGTGCTCTTGGTGGTTTGTTGTGCTGCAGTTGCTGTCCTACTGAAGTGCAGGAATGCTCGCAGACCATCCAATGCTGTCGGTCCAGCTTTCACATCATCAATGAACAAAAGATCTG GAATGGGGTCTATGCTGTCAAGTAGTCCATCCAGCTCAACTTCAGCTTCTCTGGTGTCTGCCATGCCTGCTTCAGTTCTTTCTGTTAAAACATTTTCGCTGGTAGAGCTTGAGAATGCCACAGACAAATTCAGCCTAAAGAAGGTGCTTGGCGAAGGAGGATTTGGGCGTGTATATCATGGGCTTTTGCAGGATGGAACTGAAGTTGCTGTTAAATTACTAACAAGGGGCAATCAGAATGGTGACCGTGAATTTATTGCTGAAATCGAGATGCTTAGTCGGTTGCATCACCGTAACTTGGTGAAATTAATCGGCATATGTATTGAACAGCGTACACGCTGCTTGGTGTACGAGTTAATTCGCAATGGCAGTGTTGAATCCCACTTACATG GTCCAGATAGGAGCTTGGGGCCTCTTGATTGGGATGCACGTCTGAAAATTGCGCTGGGTGCTGCAAGAGGATTAGCTTACCTTCACGAAGATTCTAATCCACGGGTCATTCATAGAGACTTTAAAGCTAGTAATGTTTTACTAGAGGATGACTATACTCCCAAGGTTTCTGATTTTGGTTTGGCACGGGAAGCTACGGAGGGAAGCCAGCATATATCTACCCGGGTCATGGGAACTTTCGG ATATGTTGCTCCTGAATATGCAATGACTGGCCATCTGCTTGTCAAAAGTGATGTCTATAGTTATGGGGTGGTGCTACTGGAGCTTCTCTCCGGTAGAACACCAGTTGACATGTCACAGCCTCCTGGACAAGAAAACCTTGTAACTTGGGCACGACCCCTACTGACTAATCGAGAAGGTTTGGAGCAGCTAGTTGATCCATTGTTGGCTGGAAGCTATGATTTTGATGACATGGCAAAGGTCGCTGCTATAGCTTCCATGTGTGTTCACCCAGAGGTGACTCACAGGCCATTCATGGGAGAAGTAGTTCAGGCACTCAAGCTCATCTACAACGATACGGATGAGACGTGTGCTGATGCTTTTAGTCTGAAGGAATCGTCAGCCCGTGATTCAGATTTCAAAGCTGACTTTGCCCCATCAGATAGCAGCTGGTGGAATGGAGGGGGCCTCACTCCCCGATTGACATGTGGGCAAGCTTCTTCTTTCATAACTATGGAATACAGTTCTGGTCCACTCGATGATCTGGAAAACAGACCGTTTTCAGCTTCGGGTTTGGTTGAGGGTGGGATGTCTTTGCCATTGAGACATGGAAATAGATCAGGCCCCTTGAGGACAGTAAGGAGTAATCGAGCATTTTACAGATTACAGGGAAGCATGAGTGAACATGGAGGAGTCCTCAACAGAAGTGCTTGGAACAACGGGAGCTCTGGCCATGAAGCTTCGTTTTAG
- the LOC125222566 gene encoding receptor-like serine/threonine-protein kinase ALE2 isoform X1 has protein sequence MLLFLLPLLTLLPTNFGTPLEFIYLSPLQQPLPSAARKISSDHVSLESMSSTLSSILRARRHHFKNPPAALAPSPVSQGPVASRPTTGRTKGRHQHHRHKVRGPAVSPSPSANSGCGQTCAEPLTSAPLGSPCMCVFPMKVRLLLGVPLYAIFPEVPEIAKEFAAGTYLLQSQVAIVGASADSQNQDKTVVDINLVPLGEKFDNTTAILTYQRIFHKKVPLNMTLFGDYDVIYIAYPGLPSSPPSGIIFGEGPTGSIGDNQYPFTANFGGKHQKMKPRIIIVISLSAFVLLVVCCAAVAVLLKCRNARRPSNAVGPAFTSSMNKRSGMGSMLSSSPSSSTSASLVSAMPASVLSVKTFSLVELENATDKFSLKKVLGEGGFGRVYHGLLQDGTEVAVKLLTRGNQNGDREFIAEIEMLSRLHHRNLVKLIGICIEQRTRCLVYELIRNGSVESHLHGPDRSLGPLDWDARLKIALGAARGLAYLHEDSNPRVIHRDFKASNVLLEDDYTPKVSDFGLAREATEGSQHISTRVMGTFGYVAPEYAMTGHLLVKSDVYSYGVVLLELLSGRTPVDMSQPPGQENLVTWARPLLTNREGLEQLVDPLLAGSYDFDDMAKVAAIASMCVHPEVTHRPFMGEVVQALKLIYNDTDETCADAFSLKESSARDSDFKADFAPSDSSWWNGGGLTPRLTCGQASSFITMEYSSGPLDDLENRPFSASGLVEGGMSLPLRHGNRSGPLRTVRSNRAFYRLQGSMSEHGGVLNRSAWNNGSSGHEASF, from the exons atgcTCCTCTTTCTGCTTCCTCTGCTCACTCTGCTTCCTACTAATTTCG GTACTCCTTTAGAATTCATCTACCTATCTCCATTACAGCAACCCCTGCCATCAGCTGCAAGGAAGATTTCTAGTGATCATG TGAGCTTAGAATCAATGAGTTCAACACTTAGTTCAATTCTTAGAGCCCGAAGGCACCATTTTAAGAATCCACCAGCAGCACTGGCTCCATCTCCGGTATCTCAAG GTCCAGTTGCTAGTAGGCCTACTACTGGTAGGACCAAGGGTAGGCATCAGCACCATCGGCATAAAGTCAGAGGTCCTGCAGTTTCTCCCTCTCCTTCCGCTAATTCAG GTTGTGGTCAGACTTGCGCAGAGCCACTTACTTCAGCTCCACTTGGTTCGCCCTGCATGTGTGTATTTCCTATGAAAGTCAGGCTTCTGCTAGGGGTACCACTTTATGCTATCTTTCCGGAGGTCCCTGAGATAGCGAAAGAGTTTGCAGCTGGCACCTATCTTTTACAAAGTCAAGTAGCAATAGTTGGTGCTAGTGCTGATAGTCAAAATCAGGACAAGACAGTGGTTGATATTAATCTAGTTCCTTTGGGGGAGAAGTTTGACAATACAACTGCCATCCTGACTTATCAAAGAATTTTTCACAAGAAAGTACCTCTGAATATGACGCTTTTTGGTGACTATGATGTAATATACATTGCTTATCCAG GACTCCCTTCTTCTCCCCCTTCTGGCATTATTTTTGGTGAAGGTCCAACTGGAAGTATTGGGGACAATCAATACCCTTTTACTGCAAATTTTGGTGGCAAACATCAGAAAATGAAACCTCGGATAATCATTGTCATTTCTTTATCAGCTTTTGTGCTCTTGGTGGTTTGTTGTGCTGCAGTTGCTGTCCTACTGAAGTGCAGGAATGCTCGCAGACCATCCAATGCTGTCGGTCCAGCTTTCACATCATCAATGAACAAAAGATCTG GAATGGGGTCTATGCTGTCAAGTAGTCCATCCAGCTCAACTTCAGCTTCTCTGGTGTCTGCCATGCCTGCTTCAGTTCTTTCTGTTAAAACATTTTCGCTGGTAGAGCTTGAGAATGCCACAGACAAATTCAGCCTAAAGAAGGTGCTTGGCGAAGGAGGATTTGGGCGTGTATATCATGGGCTTTTGCAGGATGGAACTGAAGTTGCTGTTAAATTACTAACAAGGGGCAATCAGAATGGTGACCGTGAATTTATTGCTGAAATCGAGATGCTTAGTCGGTTGCATCACCGTAACTTGGTGAAATTAATCGGCATATGTATTGAACAGCGTACACGCTGCTTGGTGTACGAGTTAATTCGCAATGGCAGTGTTGAATCCCACTTACATG GTCCAGATAGGAGCTTGGGGCCTCTTGATTGGGATGCACGTCTGAAAATTGCGCTGGGTGCTGCAAGAGGATTAGCTTACCTTCACGAAGATTCTAATCCACGGGTCATTCATAGAGACTTTAAAGCTAGTAATGTTTTACTAGAGGATGACTATACTCCCAAGGTTTCTGATTTTGGTTTGGCACGGGAAGCTACGGAGGGAAGCCAGCATATATCTACCCGGGTCATGGGAACTTTCGG ATATGTTGCTCCTGAATATGCAATGACTGGCCATCTGCTTGTCAAAAGTGATGTCTATAGTTATGGGGTGGTGCTACTGGAGCTTCTCTCCGGTAGAACACCAGTTGACATGTCACAGCCTCCTGGACAAGAAAACCTTGTAACTTGGGCACGACCCCTACTGACTAATCGAGAAGGTTTGGAGCAGCTAGTTGATCCATTGTTGGCTGGAAGCTATGATTTTGATGACATGGCAAAGGTCGCTGCTATAGCTTCCATGTGTGTTCACCCAGAGGTGACTCACAGGCCATTCATGGGAGAAGTAGTTCAGGCACTCAAGCTCATCTACAACGATACGGATGAGACGTGTGCTGATGCTTTTAGTCTGAAGGAATCGTCAGCCCGTGATTCAGATTTCAAAGCTGACTTTGCCCCATCAGATAGCAGCTGGTGGAATGGAGGGGGCCTCACTCCCCGATTGACATGTGGGCAAGCTTCTTCTTTCATAACTATGGAATACAGTTCTGGTCCACTCGATGATCTGGAAAACAGACCGTTTTCAGCTTCGGGTTTGGTTGAGGGTGGGATGTCTTTGCCATTGAGACATGGAAATAGATCAGGCCCCTTGAGGACAGTAAGGAGTAATCGAGCATTTTACAGATTACAGGGAAGCATGAGTGAACATGGAGGAGTCCTCAACAGAAGTGCTTGGAACAACGGGAGCTCTGGCCATGAAGCTTCGTTTTAG